A genomic segment from Microaerobacter geothermalis encodes:
- a CDS encoding M14 family metallopeptidase: MSQIVIPRRNYGYEEMMTDLTVLKSRYPFIQFTFIGESVSGRSIPVVRLGEGAKEVHYNGSFHANEWLTTIILMHFIEEYAKAYQNQGNMDSFHIPTLYNQTSLWIVPMVNPDGVELVQKGITPDHPYFDKVMRLNGGSRDFSGWKANIRGVDLNDQFPAHWEEEVTRRSPGEPAPRDYPGPAPLSEPESQAMAKFTHSHHFRLVIAFHTQCEEIYWGYRGLEPPESRQIVERFADFSGYKPVQYVESDAGYKDWFIQDWRNPGFTVELGRGVNPLPISQFSSIWEKVFRMLLTGLVV; this comes from the coding sequence ATGTCACAAATCGTGATTCCGAGGAGAAATTACGGCTATGAGGAAATGATGACAGATTTAACTGTTCTGAAAAGTCGCTATCCTTTCATTCAATTCACTTTCATCGGAGAATCCGTATCAGGCCGGTCCATCCCAGTCGTTCGTTTGGGAGAAGGAGCGAAGGAAGTTCATTATAACGGGTCCTTTCATGCCAATGAGTGGTTAACTACCATCATTTTGATGCATTTTATTGAGGAATACGCAAAAGCATACCAAAACCAGGGAAATATGGATTCATTTCACATCCCCACCCTTTATAACCAAACCTCCCTTTGGATTGTTCCAATGGTAAATCCGGATGGAGTGGAATTGGTTCAAAAAGGGATAACTCCGGATCACCCCTATTTTGATAAAGTGATGAGATTGAACGGTGGATCGAGGGACTTCAGCGGGTGGAAGGCAAATATTCGGGGGGTTGATCTCAATGACCAGTTTCCTGCACATTGGGAGGAAGAAGTGACCAGACGTTCCCCTGGCGAACCTGCCCCGAGGGACTATCCCGGACCGGCACCATTATCTGAACCGGAGTCACAGGCCATGGCCAAATTCACCCACTCCCATCATTTCAGGCTGGTCATTGCCTTCCATACCCAGTGTGAAGAGATCTATTGGGGATATCGCGGTCTTGAACCTCCTGAATCCCGGCAAATCGTTGAAAGGTTTGCTGATTTCAGCGGTTATAAACCCGTTCAATACGTGGAAAGTGATGCCGGGTACAAGGATTGGTTTATCCAGGATTGGCGCAATCCCGGTTTTACCGTGGAACTGGGAAGAGGAGTTAATCCCCTTCCCATCAGTCAGTTTTCATCCATTTGGGAAAAAGTGTTTAGAATGTTGTTGACAGGGCTGGTGGTTTAG
- a CDS encoding glycine betaine ABC transporter substrate-binding protein: protein MGCSKSQDSSDEAGSTFVGDQVDYKIIGIDPGAGLMKATAKVIEEYGLENWELVEGSGTAMAAALQKAYDAKEPIIVTGWTPHWKFAKFDLKYLEDPKGIYGAEEEINTIVRKGLKDDAPSAYQFLDNFNWTPDDMAKVMVDIQSGTKEADAAAKWVSENEDKVNQWIEGITPVSGETITLAYVAWDSEIASTNVVKYVLENKLGYKVEMMQVEAGPMWAGVANGDADAMVAAWLPTTHADYYEKFKGQFEDLGPNLKGTKIGLVVPAYMDINSIEDLKKK, encoded by the coding sequence ATGGGGTGTTCCAAAAGTCAGGATAGCTCCGACGAAGCGGGTTCAACATTCGTAGGGGATCAAGTAGATTACAAAATCATTGGAATTGATCCAGGGGCCGGTTTAATGAAGGCGACTGCCAAGGTCATTGAAGAATATGGATTGGAAAATTGGGAGTTGGTTGAAGGTTCAGGAACTGCGATGGCTGCAGCTTTGCAAAAGGCATATGATGCAAAGGAGCCTATTATTGTAACCGGATGGACCCCCCACTGGAAATTTGCAAAATTTGATTTGAAGTATCTGGAAGACCCGAAGGGGATTTATGGTGCCGAAGAGGAGATTAATACGATTGTTCGCAAAGGATTGAAAGATGATGCTCCATCAGCCTATCAATTTTTGGACAATTTCAATTGGACGCCGGATGACATGGCCAAGGTGATGGTAGACATACAAAGCGGAACAAAGGAAGCTGATGCAGCAGCTAAATGGGTTAGTGAAAACGAAGATAAAGTAAACCAGTGGATCGAAGGGATAACTCCGGTGAGCGGAGAGACTATTACATTGGCTTACGTGGCTTGGGACTCTGAAATCGCCAGTACCAATGTCGTAAAATATGTATTAGAGAATAAGTTAGGGTATAAGGTAGAAATGATGCAGGTAGAAGCAGGCCCCATGTGGGCAGGAGTTGCGAATGGTGATGCGGATGCTATGGTTGCGGCATGGCTTCCGACCACCCATGCCGACTACTATGAAAAATTTAAAGGACAGTTTGAAGATTTAGGTCCCAACTTGAAAGGGACAAAAATTGGGCTGGTTGTACCTGCTTATATGGACATCAATTCCATAGAAGATTTGAAAAAGAAATAA
- a CDS encoding GbsR/MarR family transcriptional regulator: protein MNFQGLSEQETTAILKARNRVIESIAKNMDLYGVTLSVGHLYGTMFFQDEPMTLEDMGSALGMSKTSMSTAVRTLMDLKMVNKVWKKGSRKDNYEVESDWYQNFTDFFSIKWRKSVDMNIQMVKKSIRELEALSQSNKENQALQKIVEMDINKLHSALEFYEWLSRLIDCFESGDIYQLVPKTIEENLHRK, encoded by the coding sequence ATGAATTTCCAAGGATTAAGTGAACAGGAAACAACAGCCATCCTAAAGGCAAGAAACCGCGTCATTGAATCCATTGCAAAAAACATGGATTTGTATGGGGTCACTCTCTCTGTTGGGCATTTATATGGAACAATGTTTTTTCAAGATGAACCAATGACATTAGAGGATATGGGTTCTGCATTAGGGATGAGCAAAACAAGCATGAGTACTGCTGTAAGAACCCTCATGGATTTAAAAATGGTAAACAAAGTATGGAAGAAGGGTTCCAGAAAAGATAATTATGAAGTGGAATCGGATTGGTATCAAAACTTTACTGACTTTTTTTCTATTAAATGGCGCAAATCAGTGGATATGAATATCCAAATGGTTAAAAAATCCATCCGCGAATTGGAAGCTTTGTCCCAATCCAATAAGGAAAACCAAGCGCTTCAAAAAATTGTTGAAATGGATATAAATAAGCTTCATTCTGCATTGGAATTTTATGAATGGTTATCCAGGTTGATTGACTGTTTCGAATCGGGGGATATTTATCAACTGGTTCCAAAAACCATCGAAGAAAACTTGCATCGGAAATAA
- a CDS encoding ATP-binding cassette domain-containing protein, whose product MVTLKHVTKAYKNRQVLKDFSYSFESGYIYGIIGSNGSGKSTLLKMITGFETPTSGEVYYLGKRLGTPHPDFSCVWQKPYLFQTDVYANIEYGLRVRKWDKKKRKERVEEMMEQFGVSHIQHQHARTLSGGEGARVAIARAIAVYPRILILDEPTASIDPNHVRVIEHALVEINKKEKITIILVTHNMFQARRIADITLYLQEGRLIEAGPTEQIFLTPKHRETKGFISGELAL is encoded by the coding sequence ATGGTCACCTTAAAACATGTAACGAAAGCATATAAAAACCGTCAGGTGCTGAAAGATTTTTCCTATTCCTTTGAATCCGGGTATATCTATGGAATTATCGGGTCCAATGGTTCAGGTAAGAGTACATTGTTAAAAATGATAACCGGATTTGAGACTCCGACATCCGGTGAGGTTTATTATCTCGGAAAAAGGTTGGGAACTCCCCATCCTGATTTTTCCTGTGTCTGGCAGAAACCCTATTTGTTTCAAACGGATGTATATGCAAATATTGAGTATGGATTGCGCGTCCGTAAATGGGATAAAAAAAAGAGAAAAGAACGAGTGGAAGAAATGATGGAACAATTTGGAGTATCCCATATTCAGCACCAGCATGCCCGGACGCTTTCGGGAGGAGAAGGGGCACGTGTCGCGATCGCCAGAGCGATAGCGGTTTATCCAAGGATTTTAATCCTAGATGAGCCAACGGCCAGTATTGACCCTAATCATGTGAGGGTTATTGAACATGCATTGGTTGAAATCAATAAAAAGGAGAAAATCACGATTATTCTCGTTACTCACAACATGTTTCAAGCTAGAAGAATTGCTGATATCACTTTATATCTGCAAGAGGGCCGATTGATCGAAGCGGGTCCAACCGAGCAGATCTTTTTAACTCCAAAGCATCGGGAAACCAAAGGGTTTATTTCCGGTGAATTGGCCCTCTAA
- a CDS encoding gamma carbonic anhydrase family protein: MKYSFKGKQPKIDSSAYVAPGAQIIGEVTLEKESSVWFNAVLRGDNEPIIIGEGSNIQDGSVVHVDPGYPVKVGKHVTVGHNVTLHGCTIEDGALIGMGATILNGAVIGKGALIAAGALVPEGKVIEGGVLAAGVPAKVIRQLSSEQMERIKEGAHHYVEKGRIYSQEGI, encoded by the coding sequence ATGAAATATTCCTTCAAAGGGAAACAGCCAAAAATTGATTCTTCTGCTTATGTAGCCCCGGGAGCACAAATCATTGGTGAAGTTACATTGGAGAAAGAATCCAGTGTTTGGTTTAACGCTGTTCTCCGGGGAGATAATGAGCCGATAATCATAGGAGAAGGATCCAATATTCAAGATGGATCGGTTGTTCATGTTGATCCGGGATATCCGGTTAAGGTTGGGAAACATGTTACCGTAGGTCATAATGTGACCTTACATGGATGCACCATAGAAGATGGCGCTTTAATTGGAATGGGAGCCACCATATTGAATGGAGCAGTCATTGGAAAAGGGGCTTTGATCGCAGCAGGGGCTTTGGTTCCAGAAGGCAAGGTAATTGAAGGCGGAGTTTTGGCGGCTGGAGTTCCGGCAAAAGTGATCCGTCAGCTTTCATCGGAACAGATGGAGCGAATCAAAGAAGGTGCACATCATTATGTGGAAAAAGGAAGGATCTATTCACAGGAAGGAATCTAA
- a CDS encoding ABC transporter permease, with protein sequence MMFPKIPLDVWVEWFVKWLDKYFGILFDITSDVIGGTVDFFSFLLHLPPSIVIILIFSILAYFTGRWPIAIFTFVGLIFIDNLGYWDQTMSTLALVLTSALISIIFGIPIGILCAKKNTIQHLIMPVLDFMQTMPAFVYLIPAIIFFGLGEVPGVIASVIFAIPPTIRLTNLGIRQVPKDLVEAADAFGSTPGQKLMKLQLPLAVPTIMAGINQTIMLSLSMVVIASMIGAKGLGAEVYRAVTQIKTGEGFEAGLAVVILAIMLDRITQNIVKQNKN encoded by the coding sequence ATGATGTTTCCTAAAATACCACTGGATGTTTGGGTGGAATGGTTTGTCAAATGGCTGGATAAATACTTTGGAATTTTATTTGACATCACCTCCGATGTAATCGGAGGAACGGTAGATTTTTTCTCTTTTTTGCTTCATCTGCCGCCATCCATCGTCATCATTCTTATATTCAGCATCCTAGCCTATTTTACTGGCAGATGGCCCATCGCAATCTTTACATTTGTAGGGCTTATTTTCATAGATAATCTAGGATACTGGGATCAGACCATGAGTACCTTGGCTTTAGTGCTTACTTCAGCTCTGATTTCTATCATCTTTGGGATCCCTATCGGGATATTGTGTGCCAAAAAAAATACGATTCAACATTTAATTATGCCTGTTTTGGATTTTATGCAAACCATGCCGGCCTTCGTTTATCTCATTCCGGCGATTATCTTTTTCGGATTGGGGGAAGTTCCAGGGGTGATTGCTTCCGTTATATTTGCCATCCCTCCAACCATTCGATTGACCAATCTCGGAATACGCCAGGTGCCAAAAGACCTGGTTGAAGCGGCAGATGCCTTTGGTTCCACTCCAGGGCAAAAACTGATGAAATTACAACTTCCATTGGCTGTTCCCACCATTATGGCTGGCATAAACCAAACCATTATGCTCTCTTTATCGATGGTAGTGATTGCCTCGATGATCGGAGCGAAAGGACTTGGGGCAGAAGTGTATCGTGCCGTTACGCAAATTAAAACAGGTGAAGGTTTTGAGGCGGGTCTGGCGGTGGTAATATTGGCCATCATGCTGGACCGCATTACTCAAAATATAGTAAAGCAAAATAAAAATTAA
- a CDS encoding YqeG family HAD IIIA-type phosphatase — translation MLKKLIPDLHVKSVYDIDLVALKKRGVKGIITDLDNTLVEWDRPVATPKLVDWVNQLQELGFKVIIVSNNNKNRVSAFAHPLGIPYIHRAKKPTLSSFKEALNQMQTQINETVVIGDQLFTDILGGNRLGFYTILVVPVAHNDGFITKFNRMMERAVLSWLRKKGMIPWEE, via the coding sequence GTGCTAAAAAAATTGATACCTGATTTACATGTAAAATCTGTATATGATATTGATCTTGTCGCCTTAAAGAAAAGAGGAGTAAAGGGAATCATTACTGATTTGGATAATACCCTTGTGGAATGGGACAGGCCAGTTGCCACCCCTAAGCTAGTGGATTGGGTGAACCAACTTCAGGAATTAGGATTTAAGGTAATCATTGTTTCCAATAATAATAAAAACAGAGTTTCCGCTTTTGCTCATCCCCTTGGGATTCCTTACATTCATCGGGCAAAAAAACCCACCCTTTCTTCCTTTAAAGAGGCGCTCAATCAAATGCAGACACAGATAAATGAAACAGTTGTGATCGGTGATCAGCTGTTTACAGACATATTAGGAGGAAACAGACTTGGTTTCTATACCATCTTAGTCGTCCCTGTTGCCCATAATGATGGTTTTATTACGAAATTTAATCGTATGATGGAAAGAGCAGTTTTGTCTTGGTTAAGAAAAAAGGGGATGATTCCATGGGAGGAATAG
- a CDS encoding ABC transporter permease translates to MEYILEALHHSFDILIQFNPELYQIIFLSLIVSASGVLLGSILGIPLGIILGLYRFPGHSVFIRLNYVFMGLPPVFIGLLVFLFLSRSGPIAPIFYLLYTPWAMVIAQTLLAFPIISGLTYTAVNKQAGEIMNTAIGLGASKLQAIQTLVVELRFAILAGVITGFGRVIAEVGAVMIVGGDIEGHTRVLTTAIVLETRKGNFGMALALGIVLLLLSFLINTVLYRWQSAGDGKWSP, encoded by the coding sequence ATGGAATATATTTTGGAAGCATTGCATCATTCTTTTGACATTTTGATCCAGTTTAACCCGGAGTTGTACCAAATTATTTTTCTCAGTCTTATAGTTTCAGCATCAGGGGTTTTATTAGGAAGCATTCTTGGGATTCCTTTGGGAATTATATTGGGACTGTACCGATTTCCGGGACACAGCGTTTTCATTCGATTAAATTATGTGTTTATGGGACTTCCTCCCGTTTTTATCGGCCTTTTGGTCTTCTTGTTTTTGTCAAGAAGTGGACCCATTGCCCCTATTTTTTATTTGCTCTATACTCCTTGGGCAATGGTGATTGCGCAAACTTTGTTGGCTTTTCCCATTATTTCAGGTCTTACCTATACGGCTGTAAATAAGCAGGCTGGGGAGATTATGAATACCGCCATTGGATTGGGAGCTAGTAAATTGCAAGCCATACAAACATTAGTGGTTGAATTGCGATTTGCCATTTTGGCGGGAGTCATTACCGGTTTTGGAAGGGTGATTGCTGAGGTAGGAGCAGTGATGATTGTAGGAGGTGACATTGAAGGTCATACCAGAGTATTAACAACTGCCATCGTTCTTGAAACGAGGAAAGGAAATTTCGGCATGGCCTTGGCCCTTGGCATTGTATTATTGCTCCTTTCATTTCTTATAAATACCGTATTGTATCGATGGCAGAGTGCAGGAGATGGGAAATGGTCACCTTAA
- a CDS encoding molybdopterin biosynthesis protein, whose translation MLKGMRKIYLEDTPLLQAKLQLMEKAPLERKVEQIPTQNARGRVTAHPIFAHLSMPHYHASAMDGIAVNAERTYGAHEQNPVYLERGKDFVYIDTGDPLPEGFDSVIMIENVQQHGEEEVEIIEPASPWQHVRQVGEDVISGEVIVPGNHRLRPVDLGAILAGGVTQIPVIKKPIAGIIPTGTELIPPSRELNKGEIIEFNGTVFSAYLEEWGAEPLYHGIVKDDYEAIKQAVLQMVEKADMVLLNAGSSAGSEDYTVHVIEEIGEVITHGVATRPGKPVVLGVVNGKPVIGLPGYPVSAYLALEWFVRPLIYQCYGLPEPKRPTLRATLGRRVVSVMGADEFVRMTIGAIDGKYVANPLTRAAGVTMSLVRADGLLVIPSNSLGYEQGEEVEIELYRSLDEINGTTVMSGSHDLTIDILGSQFHQKYPSRYLFSSHVGSMGGILAIRKGEAHVAGIHLFDEESGEYNIPFVKKMLGDQEVVLVNLVYRTQGWIVKRGNPLGIEKIEDLFQSHIRYINRQRGAGTRLLFDYLIKKTGLQANQLIGYDREAYSHLSVAAAVAGGSADCGLGIYSAAKAMDLDFIPVGEERYDLLMTRKYYESEAGQELLELIQSPSFQSEVESLGGYSMRDVGRRLL comes from the coding sequence ATGTTGAAGGGTATGAGGAAAATTTATCTGGAGGATACACCGCTACTTCAAGCCAAACTTCAATTAATGGAAAAAGCACCGTTAGAAAGGAAAGTGGAACAGATCCCTACTCAAAATGCCCGTGGACGGGTTACGGCTCATCCAATTTTTGCCCATCTTTCGATGCCCCATTATCATGCATCCGCCATGGACGGAATTGCGGTGAATGCTGAGCGTACCTATGGAGCCCATGAGCAGAACCCGGTTTACTTGGAAAGAGGAAAGGATTTTGTTTACATCGATACAGGGGACCCTTTACCTGAAGGATTTGATTCGGTCATTATGATTGAAAATGTCCAGCAGCACGGGGAGGAAGAGGTTGAGATCATTGAACCGGCAAGCCCTTGGCAACATGTCAGACAGGTTGGGGAAGATGTGATATCCGGTGAGGTGATTGTTCCGGGAAATCATCGGTTACGTCCGGTAGATTTGGGGGCCATTTTAGCCGGTGGAGTCACCCAAATTCCTGTGATTAAGAAGCCGATAGCAGGAATCATCCCTACAGGAACAGAGCTTATACCGCCTTCCCGTGAACTGAACAAAGGAGAAATCATTGAATTTAACGGAACCGTTTTTTCAGCCTATTTGGAAGAATGGGGAGCAGAGCCTCTCTATCACGGAATTGTAAAGGATGATTATGAGGCAATTAAACAGGCTGTTCTTCAAATGGTTGAAAAAGCGGATATGGTGTTGTTAAATGCCGGTTCTTCTGCAGGATCAGAAGACTATACCGTCCATGTGATTGAAGAAATTGGGGAAGTGATTACCCATGGGGTAGCAACCAGACCCGGCAAGCCGGTGGTTTTGGGAGTGGTAAATGGAAAGCCGGTCATCGGTTTACCTGGATATCCTGTATCTGCCTATTTGGCGCTGGAATGGTTTGTGCGTCCCTTAATATATCAATGCTACGGGTTGCCAGAACCCAAACGGCCAACATTAAGGGCAACTTTAGGAAGACGAGTAGTGTCAGTGATGGGAGCCGATGAATTTGTACGCATGACCATCGGTGCCATTGACGGGAAATATGTGGCCAATCCGTTAACAAGGGCGGCCGGCGTCACCATGTCACTGGTTCGGGCTGACGGGCTCCTGGTCATTCCCTCCAATAGCTTGGGGTATGAACAGGGTGAAGAAGTAGAAATCGAGCTTTATCGTTCACTAGATGAAATCAATGGGACTACGGTCATGTCGGGGAGCCATGATTTGACCATTGATATTCTTGGTTCCCAGTTTCATCAAAAATACCCTTCACGATACTTATTTTCTTCCCATGTCGGAAGCATGGGAGGAATTTTGGCGATTCGAAAGGGAGAGGCCCATGTTGCCGGGATCCATTTATTTGATGAAGAAAGCGGTGAATACAATATTCCCTTCGTCAAAAAGATGTTGGGTGATCAGGAAGTTGTCCTCGTCAATCTGGTTTACCGGACCCAAGGGTGGATCGTAAAAAGAGGTAATCCGTTGGGGATTGAGAAAATAGAAGATCTGTTTCAATCTCATATCCGGTATATTAACCGTCAACGGGGAGCAGGAACTCGATTGCTTTTTGATTATTTGATCAAGAAAACGGGGCTTCAAGCAAATCAATTGATCGGATATGATCGGGAAGCTTATTCCCATCTAAGCGTGGCTGCTGCTGTTGCTGGAGGCTCCGCTGATTGTGGCCTGGGGATTTATTCTGCTGCCAAGGCCATGGATCTTGATTTTATTCCCGTAGGGGAAGAGCGTTATGATCTATTGATGACGAGAAAATATTATGAAAGCGAGGCAGGGCAGGAACTGCTTGAACTCATCCAGTCCCCATCTTTTCAGTCTGAGGTTGAATCCCTTGGTGGTTACAGCATGAGAGATGTCGGAAGACGCCTTTTATAA
- a CDS encoding quaternary amine ABC transporter ATP-binding protein codes for MPKIVVNNLTKIFGPQPKKGIDLLKKGWNKNRIFEETGLTVGVNQVSFEIEPGEIFVIMGLSGSGKSTLVRLLNRLIEPTEGEVLVDGTNLVQLNQEQLRQVRRKKMSMVFQKFALFPHRTVLQNVEYGLEVQGIPKSERQEKARISLELVGLKGWENSYPDQLSGGMQQRVGLARGLANDPDILLMDEAFSALDPLIRKDMQDELMELQGKMQKTIVFITHDLDEALRIGDRIALMKDGSVVQIGTPEEIMTNPANDYVERFIEDVDVSKVLTASHVMRRPETIGIDRGPRVALQLMKDNGVSNLFVVDKSKKLLGAITADHASEATKSGGRLMDYMIKDVPTVSPDTLLYELFDVVSRSQIPVAVVDDAGRLKGVIIRGAVLGALAGHIEGQVSHDVS; via the coding sequence ATGCCAAAAATTGTTGTAAATAATTTAACCAAGATATTTGGTCCGCAACCCAAAAAGGGGATAGACCTATTAAAGAAGGGTTGGAACAAGAACAGAATATTTGAAGAAACCGGATTAACAGTAGGAGTAAATCAGGTCAGCTTTGAAATTGAACCAGGAGAGATTTTCGTGATTATGGGTCTTTCCGGCAGCGGGAAATCAACGTTGGTTCGTTTATTAAACCGCTTGATCGAACCCACCGAAGGAGAGGTATTAGTTGACGGAACCAATCTTGTTCAGCTGAATCAGGAGCAGCTTCGTCAGGTAAGGCGTAAAAAAATGAGTATGGTTTTTCAGAAGTTTGCCTTGTTCCCGCATCGCACCGTTCTTCAAAATGTTGAATACGGTTTGGAAGTACAAGGTATTCCCAAGTCCGAGCGCCAGGAAAAAGCACGGATATCCTTAGAGTTGGTTGGTCTTAAAGGCTGGGAAAACAGTTACCCCGATCAGCTAAGCGGTGGGATGCAGCAGCGGGTGGGTTTGGCCAGGGGATTGGCAAATGATCCAGATATCTTATTAATGGACGAGGCCTTTAGTGCATTGGATCCATTGATACGTAAGGATATGCAGGATGAACTCATGGAATTGCAAGGGAAAATGCAGAAGACCATTGTTTTCATTACCCATGATTTGGATGAAGCCCTGCGAATCGGGGATCGTATTGCCCTTATGAAGGATGGTTCCGTGGTGCAGATTGGGACTCCTGAAGAAATTATGACCAATCCTGCCAATGATTATGTGGAACGCTTTATAGAGGACGTCGATGTTTCCAAAGTTCTTACAGCATCTCACGTAATGAGACGCCCGGAAACTATTGGTATTGACCGCGGACCTAGGGTAGCCCTTCAGCTGATGAAAGATAATGGAGTGTCCAATCTTTTTGTCGTGGATAAGTCGAAAAAACTGTTAGGAGCGATTACGGCTGATCATGCTTCAGAAGCAACCAAATCGGGCGGGCGATTGATGGATTACATGATTAAAGATGTTCCCACCGTTTCCCCGGACACTCTTTTATATGAATTATTTGATGTGGTATCCCGATCACAGATTCCGGTGGCTGTTGTGGATGATGCAGGCCGACTGAAAGGCGTCATTATTCGTGGAGCTGTTCTTGGGGCATTAGCCGGTCATATCGAAGGGCAGGTGAGTCATGATGTTTCCTAA
- the yqeH gene encoding ribosome biogenesis GTPase YqeH, producing MTDYTKQKYCSGCGIPLQTENERLPGYVPGGALHKEEVVCKRCFRIKHYNEAPQVTLGEDDFLKILQQIGTSQGLIVQVVDIFDFHGSWLRGLQRHVGNNPVLLVGNKVDLLPKAINVNRVKQWMRRQSKEWGLQIVDAVLISAAKGQGIDELVNAMEKWRDGRDVYVVGITNVGKSTLINRLLHDYSDETGEVEITTSHFPGTTLGMIEIPLDEQSSLFDTPGIINKEQMSYYLAPKDLKLVMPSKRINPTIYQLNAGQTLFLGGLVRIDYMSGGRHSFVCYVSNGVPIHRTKLERADEIYQKHLGEMLNPPSPESIKKLPEMLSHEFPLRKESQDVVISGLGWISIKGTGGSIRICAPKGIGVFLRDSLL from the coding sequence ATGACAGATTATACAAAACAAAAATATTGTTCCGGCTGCGGTATTCCCCTGCAAACGGAAAATGAACGGCTTCCAGGATATGTACCCGGTGGGGCGTTGCATAAGGAAGAAGTGGTTTGTAAGCGATGCTTCCGGATTAAACATTACAACGAGGCTCCTCAGGTGACTCTTGGGGAAGATGATTTCTTAAAAATCCTGCAGCAAATTGGAACAAGCCAAGGTCTTATTGTTCAAGTAGTGGATATTTTCGATTTTCATGGAAGCTGGCTTCGGGGATTGCAGCGGCATGTAGGGAATAACCCGGTTCTCCTGGTTGGAAACAAAGTGGATCTTCTGCCAAAGGCGATAAATGTAAATCGGGTAAAGCAGTGGATGAGAAGGCAATCAAAGGAATGGGGCCTGCAGATTGTGGATGCGGTTTTAATCAGTGCTGCTAAAGGTCAAGGAATTGATGAGTTGGTTAACGCCATGGAAAAATGGAGAGATGGACGGGATGTTTATGTGGTGGGAATCACCAATGTAGGAAAATCCACTTTGATTAATCGCCTTCTTCATGATTATAGCGATGAAACAGGGGAGGTTGAGATCACCACTTCCCATTTTCCAGGAACCACTCTGGGAATGATTGAAATTCCTCTGGATGAGCAAAGCTCTTTGTTTGATACTCCCGGTATTATTAATAAGGAACAAATGAGTTATTACTTGGCACCCAAAGACTTAAAATTGGTAATGCCTAGTAAAAGAATTAACCCAACCATTTATCAGCTGAATGCCGGACAAACCTTATTCTTGGGTGGCTTAGTCAGAATAGACTATATGTCAGGGGGGAGGCATTCCTTCGTTTGTTATGTGTCTAATGGGGTACCCATCCATCGGACCAAATTGGAAAGGGCGGACGAAATTTATCAAAAACATCTGGGAGAAATGTTGAATCCTCCTTCCCCAGAGTCCATAAAAAAATTGCCAGAAATGCTATCTCATGAGTTTCCGTTAAGGAAAGAAAGTCAGGATGTGGTGATTTCAGGATTAGGATGGATTTCCATAAAAGGAACGGGAGGATCTATCCGAATCTGTGCTCCGAAGGGAATTGGAGTATTTCTAAGGGATTCCCTTCTTTAA